In Thalassoglobus sp. JC818, a single window of DNA contains:
- a CDS encoding GNAT family acetyltransferase produces the protein MSVEIRNYRSTDRSAVVSLWNEVFPNSTGHNDPEASIDRKCEHDDGLFFVAQDTGEIVGTAMGGYDGHRGWIYSLAVLPTRQRQGIGRLLIQHTEVALAKLGCPKVNLQVRSDNGEVVAFYQSLGYETEQRVSMGKRIDEAAS, from the coding sequence TTGTCCGTTGAGATTCGAAACTACCGAAGCACAGACCGAAGTGCTGTTGTTTCGCTTTGGAATGAAGTCTTTCCTAACTCAACGGGACACAATGATCCGGAAGCATCGATTGACCGAAAATGCGAGCACGATGACGGTCTCTTCTTTGTCGCTCAGGATACCGGAGAGATTGTCGGTACCGCAATGGGTGGCTACGACGGACATCGTGGCTGGATTTATTCTCTGGCAGTTTTGCCAACTCGCCAAAGACAGGGAATCGGTCGATTACTCATCCAGCACACTGAAGTTGCATTGGCGAAACTCGGATGTCCCAAGGTCAATTTGCAAGTGCGCTCCGACAATGGAGAGGTCGTCGCATTTTATCAATCACTTGGTTACGAGACTGAGCAGCGCGTGAGCATGGGGAAACGAATCGATGAAGCTGCAAGCTGA
- a CDS encoding PEP-CTERM sorting domain-containing protein — MNHAQFTLRSFLVLLLLLFFNSQATANFIDAVPARPGVQSYSWSEPTTIMIFIPAGLAGADRMNFEMGINSVASMLPKITVQFKNGEPPAGATNYVDVDIKPMNTDAGGFGGGFVPDPFPTGMDHVNITEGFIEIFGGSLGHSAVAPTFMKNLGAHEFGHVLGLDDDPRASGMRMNVMDPDFNLIDDGMGTVIRADPFVGLSKRDKMMLSSHYMVSVPEPSTWILSGLGFLIVVIQQRLQFARRETLSAEEA; from the coding sequence ATGAATCACGCTCAATTCACGCTGCGATCTTTTCTCGTCCTGTTACTTTTGCTGTTCTTCAATTCTCAAGCAACGGCCAACTTCATCGATGCTGTTCCAGCACGGCCCGGCGTGCAGAGTTACAGTTGGTCGGAGCCGACGACGATCATGATCTTTATCCCGGCGGGACTGGCAGGCGCGGACCGCATGAACTTCGAAATGGGCATCAACTCGGTTGCCTCCATGCTTCCGAAGATCACCGTTCAATTCAAAAATGGTGAACCTCCCGCAGGTGCCACGAACTACGTCGATGTTGACATCAAGCCGATGAACACCGACGCAGGTGGCTTTGGAGGTGGATTCGTCCCTGACCCATTTCCAACCGGTATGGATCATGTGAACATCACTGAAGGCTTTATCGAAATCTTTGGCGGCTCACTCGGGCATTCAGCCGTGGCTCCGACGTTCATGAAGAACTTGGGCGCTCACGAATTTGGTCATGTGTTGGGACTCGATGACGACCCACGCGCCAGCGGAATGCGCATGAATGTCATGGACCCCGACTTCAACCTGATCGATGATGGCATGGGAACCGTAATTCGAGCTGACCCATTTGTCGGCCTTTCCAAGCGTGACAAGATGATGCTCAGCAGCCACTACATGGTTTCCGTTCCCGAACCATCGACATGGATTCTGTCGGGACTCGGTTTCTTGATCGTCGTCATTCAACAAAGATTGCAGTTTGCTCGCAGAGAGACTCTTTCGGCCGAAGAAGCGTAG